The Procambarus clarkii isolate CNS0578487 chromosome 15, FALCON_Pclarkii_2.0, whole genome shotgun sequence genomic interval tgcatcacaagttacagagtgtacatattcctcggcaacttgctgatgcttggtgatggtgaaactgttggcaggatgtcgactgatgtaatcagcgggattgcctgcacccggcatgtatttcaccgtaaagttgtatggttgcagacgaagagcccatctctcaatgcgagctggtggtttggactttggattattgaagatggtctccaacggcttgtggtcagtgactatcgtggtgaagggtgcaccaagcagatacacattgaagtgttcacagccccattcaAGAGCAAGAgcctccttctctgtctgactgtatcgttgctcaacatctgtgagagaacggctggcataggcaattactactctggaatctggttgaccagattTGTGTTTGGCtaacacagcacctaaaccaacaggactagcatccaccgttagctcagtgtccattgatggatcaaagtatgaagcagtcgcattctctactagtgcatctttcacagcatcaaatgcattttgctcgatatcactccagtaccatgatgcatttttcttcaggagctcacgtagaggcttcgtaatggtagcaaaatctggaatgaagcgagaacagtagtttgccattcccagaaaactatgtacttcagtagatgttgaaggaggtgcagcattcttgatatctgcaactttcttaggatctggagacagacctttgtcactaggtacatgtccaaagaattcaattttatgttgattgaactcacactttgctcggcttagcgtcaaattcttttctcgtaagcgttgcaatgttgcacgaagagctttgtcatgttcagcttgggtacggccataaacaatgatgtcgtcAGACATGTTGtctgcattaggtatatcttgcaatacctggctgatgatgtgctggaatacctcagcagcactgttaataccaaaactcaggcgtttgtacctatacagacctcgatgtgtcgtaaacgttgtgatgaagcgactctcatcatcaagtttactcatatctagccaaactcaatatacttagcccttgccaatatggcttcaggcccaaaaaaagcactaacgatgcacttattagtatgcttaactcgattcatacagctcttgataaaaatgagttccctgttgggttatttgtggacctgcgtaaagctttcgatactgtcaaccaccaaaaccttcttcttaaattacatcattatggtgtcagaggacactccctacaatacctcaaatcctaccttactgacaggctccaatgtgtttctgtgaataatacaatttctcccaccctacccatcaatattggtgttccccagggcagcatacttggccctctcctctttctcatctacattaatgaccttccaaatgcctcccaacacctcaaaccaatcctatttgctgacgacacaaccttcatttactccagtcctgatccccttgctctaaatgccacagtaaatactgagctaaataaagtccatctgtggccaactgccaataaactcacccttaacattgacaaaactttctatattctgtttggcaataaatcctctaatcaaataaatctcaaaataaacaatacccaaatttgtaacaaattagatggcaaattccttggcattctcattgaccacaagctgaatttccagggacacattctaaacatatcaaaaaaagtttcaaaaactgtgggcattctttctaagatcagatattatgtaccacgccctgccctggtgactctctattactcccttatctatccatatctcaactatggtatttgtgcttggggttctactacccaaaatcacttacgtcctctaattactcaacacaaagctgctattaggacaatatccaattctggccccagacatcactcggtacccctattcaaatccctgaatatgttagacattaagtcaccgcacattctctcatgtgtactatacatatacaaaacgctaaattgtaatgccaatcctgatctcaaaagcttcatagaaggttgtaacagaacccatgagcaccacaccagaaataaatacagttttgatattcctagagtacgacttaatcaaaccagaaatgctctacaaatcaaggggcccagaatgtggaatgaccttcccaaccatgttaaagacagtacctctctcaaccagtttaagttaaaaacgaagctatacctaataaattccctgtaacctaccttacctctctattgtcaacccatgtatgttttttgtttttgttttttgtttttcaaatcaacgctgttttaatgtaattttctgtaataatttgtaattgtatttgtgctgttttttcaacaatgttcccccctcttttacctctatttttatttgtactcaacgcatttttttctttttacccattagttttaagctttagtcagtagtgttttttcctgcccgaaacgctttgcgtaatagtggctttaggcattgtatgtactagctcttatctataaaaccaacaaactttgtaaaatctctttatgtatgtacctttgcctaaataaaaattattattattattattattattaagttcaagctgatgatagcccttgtttaaatctaacttgctgaatacagttgcaccattcaagcggtagatcatatcatctacagtgggtgtaggatggcgttcacgcattattgccttgttgggaacacgcatgtccacacaaatgcgtatctcatctggattcttcggctttggtggagtgacaattgggcttacccatggtgttgggcctgttactggttcaatgatatctagttccatcagcctatccagttcggcatcgactttcttgcgagtatggaatggttgtcggcgatgtggttgggcaactggaattacatctgggttgatatgcagatgtactttgctatcagtataacaacctatggatttaaatcgatcagaaaattcagcaacaatagcatcaacattgtttgcagattccactgctacagcattagaaagctgaagtagccccaatttggttgaagacttgtaactgagtagagactcctttgcattcctaacaacatggaatgtagtaatgagcattgcactctttggcttgatctctgcagtgaaagttccaatcactggcaaggctacctttgaagcataggcagtggctttgccattatagttctcaagctttgggaactgttttttaaatacttcatagtggcactcagcaatggtgtcaatgtttgatccagtgtcaatgagaactttgagacaaataccagcaatgtatactatagtctctgggttgtttggaagatcattccattctgtgattgattgtactccataaatgtaatcacattcactgttatctgagactggttgtaatgaaatgttgtcttgtacattattaacattctggatatgaggtgcaatattgcgtttaccacctcgacacctatgaactgatcctcgtacagtgcttttattcactgactggtttctttagtgcggaacgacacatagcaccaaaatgacctagttttccacactcattacacttcttaccttgagcaggacaaacattatcttggtgtgggtagtctcctccacaactgtaacctttattgttgacaccctctgatgtgggtcgttgtgactgcttgagtcttgtttcatgactccagttgtgatgtggttctcggctaaatttgctgttaggtttgcTATGATATCTTTTATGATCACAGGATCcttcctgaaccttacgtacctcatcactgttagtaacagtggcagaaccgttattggcactgcactccatgacacgagcatcacatgcagcatcttccattcgacgagccatatccagtatcttggtaagagaactgtcatcatcaacaagttctagagctcttcgacggagacgtgtagatgtgcatgtttcaattatttgctgtttgatttctttgtcaacatcagcaaactcacaattggctgctaaaccctgcagacgtgtgtggtattgatcaacggtttcattatagagttgtttggctctcctgaaatgcataatttccattgcagtattttgtcttggtttgaaatatactgttaatttggctttggcagtgtcataatctttggcaccaccagtgtctttcagtgtgtcaaagatgtcacaaactctatcacctgcataatgaagtagaaaggcacgctttctttcagcacttttgatgtcagaaactatcaacatattttcaaaccttttaagccatttgatccacctctgtgacaggtttgtctggtcacagtcagaatcaaatgcaggaaactcaggtatatttgccatttttactgaataaatgtaaacttatcacttaaaatgttcctcagaatattaaacccttactgcactgtatatgttagttaagaattcactgtaattactttaattttgcaaagcacacaagcattttaatgcaaaagttcacagcagtgcacaatatagcagcaactgacttcttacctagcctttgtgtacatgtgttgttcctactcacagcagcacagcagttgtcagcagttggcacagcagtagtcagcatttggtacagcagttggtacagcagttggtacagcagttggcagcagttggtacagcggttggtacagcagttggcagcagttcgtacagcagttgtcagcagttggtacagcagttggtacagcagttggcagcagttgtcagcagttggtacagcagttgtcagcagttggtacagcagttggtacagcagttggtacagcagttgtcagcagttggcagcagttgtcagcagttggtacagcagttggtacagcagttggtacagcagttggcagcagttggtacagcagttggcagcagttgtcagcaggtgtcagcagttggtacagcagttggcacagcagttggcacagcagttggtacagcagttggtacagcagttggcagcagttgtcagcagttgtcagcagttggtacagcagttggcacagcagttggtacagcagttggtacagcagttggcagcagttgtcagcagttggtacagcagttggtacaacagttggtacagcagtttgcacagcagttggtacagcagttggtacagcagttggcagcagttggtacagcagttggcagcagttggtacagcagttggcacagcagttggcagcagttggtacagcagttggtacagcagttggtacagcagttgtcagcagttggcagcagttggtacagcagttggtacagcagttggcagcagttggtacagcagttggcagcagttggtacagcagttggtacagcagttggcagcagttggtacagcagttggcagcagttcgtacagcagttgtcagcagttggtacagcagttggtacagcagttggtacagcagttgtcagcagttggtacagcagttggtacagcagttggtacagcagttgtcagcagttgtcagcagttgtcagcagttggtacagcagttggtacagcagttggtacagcagttggtacagcagttggcagcagttggcagcagttggtacagcagttggcagcagttgtcagcagttgtcagcagttggtacagcagttggcacagcagttggcacagcagttggtacagcagttggtacagcagttgtcagcagttgtcagcagttgtcagcagttggcacagcagttggtacagcagttggtacagcagttggcagcagttgtcagcagttggtacagcagttggtacagcagttggtacagcagttggcagcagttgtcagcagttggaacagcagttggtacaacagttggtacagcagtttgcacagcagttggtacagcagttggtacagcagttggcagcagttgtcagcagttggtacagcagttggcagcagttggtacagcagttggtacagcagttggtacagcagttggcagcagttggcagcagttggtacagcagttggcagcagttgtcagcagttggtacagcagttggcacagcagttggcacagcagttggtacagcagttggtacagcagttggcagcagttgtcagcagttgtcagcagttggtacagcagttggcacaacagttggtacagcagttggtacagcagttggcagcagttgtcagcagttggtacagcagttggtacagcagttggcagcagttgtcagcagttggtacagcagttggtacaacagttggtacagcagtttgcacagcagttggtacagcagttggtacagcagttggcagcagttgtcagcagttggtacagcagttggcagcagttggtacagcagttggtacagcagttggcagcaattggtacagcagttggttcagcagttggtacagcagttgtcagcagttggtacagcagttggtagcagttggtacagcagttggtacagcagttggtacagcagttgtcagcagttggcagcagttggtacagcagtaggtacagcagttgtcagcagttggtacagcagttgtcagcagttggtacagcagttggcagcagttggtacagcagttggtacagcagttggtacagcagttagcAGCAATGTTGTTGTTTGATGAGTTTTCAGCACTGTCAACACAGCAGAGTTCACAGCATGATGAAATTTGTAGCACGAAGTGTCGTTTTGTAcacaaaacatcgggttttgtacacagcatcaaagcgtcgtttcgtacacagcatCGGCACACATGGATCGCAGATTCCTTAGTACACGgcttcagtcagcacagcttggttagcacatagcattggttagcacacagcattggttagcacacagcatcagttagcacacagcattggttagcatacTGCATcaggtatggtgctcacagacagcacgacttccttcctcctccgggggCGAGACCGCATGTTCTTCTTTgtgttttaagctgaacaaatacctgcgttcccagttcatcctcgtctccagtgtggtgtttgtgtgtagctgaggaagtcttggttgtagggtagtAATTTCCTCaaccttgtgaaggtcacgggtcttgtttacgttaatgcgtggccttccctccttctttgctctgtggattttccggggctggaactttactctgcaaatgaagagagagtggtcggtgtcacaatctgcgctctggaagctgcgggtcagGTTGACGCTTCTCAGATTGCTTTGCCACGTAAGCACCAAGTAGAGTTGGTGCCAATACTTAGACCTGGgtgtctccaggaaaccttatgctggggcttggtgtcgaagaaggagatgatgatgcagagatcatgacgacaccagaactccaggaggcgctgcccactctcatGCATCTTCCCAAACTGGTCCAAGtaggaaggccaagagctgtgatcagaaccaactcttgcattaaagtctcccaggaagaagactggctcttgttgaggtatgtctctgagagttaggccgaggtcatcatagaactcgCCCTTCGCTTCGGaagaggaggtcagtgttggtgcataggcgttgatgaggctggccattcctgctgctgtatgaagctgaagtttgatgatccttgcagacccctccgtggccggtactatggaccctaacaacctgttcctgatggcaaagccaacgccatgctcccttacctcttctggtggtttgccctgccagtagaaggtaaAATTCTTCTCCCGTATGCTGCTGGTCgcgggcagacgtgtctcctgcaaggcgactatgtccatctggagcctgcgtagttcattgttgatcacagaTGTCTTGCGGGCAAACACCTCATACGCCAGCCTCTCAGAGACGCAGGAGTTTGGAGGCCCCCATCAAGGGCTCTCCTGGAGGAAGCGATTCTGCATGTCATGAGGGATACAATTCTATCCTTCGATTCAGCAGCGTACAGACAAGTAAAGGGAACGGCAATTGGAGCATCAAGTAGTGTGGCTATAGCGGAAATCTTTGTTCACGTGGCCTTTGAGCACCAGAGAGCACTCCGCCCAGATAAACCAGACGTGTACTTCCGTTATATTgatgatattttcggtataatgacTGGACAAGACACACTCCTCCAGTCTTCCTACGCCTGGACAAATACAGCCCACGAAAATCTGAAGTTCACCTTGGAGCAGAGTAAAACAGAGATAAACTTCCTGGATACGACAGTGTTCATCGGCAGTGAGGACAGGCTCCTTCACACGAAGGCCTACTACAAGCCCACAAACCTGCACACGTATCTATGATACGACTCCAGTCACCCCTCCTCCTTGAAGAACTCCCTACCCTACTCCTTAGGTCTACGTTTGAAGAGGATAAACAGCCTTGAAGACACACTTGCTACTCAActtctcaacccgttctcgcaaatttaataagtcaatattgacttattaaatatgtgcataggtgacatacttaacataatagatacccttaaaaagattcatagaaaacaccgaccttacctaaccttgttagtatcttaagatgagcatcttattgcttcgtaattacaattattacctaacctataataggtataggttaagtaataattgtaattacgaagcaataagatgcttatcttaagatactaacaaggttaggtaaggtcggtgttttctatgaatctttttaagggtatctattatgtttagtatatcacctatgcacgtaggtaataagtcaatattgactttacgaatttgcgagaacgggttgcaacttcTAGACCTCTGGGACATGTTCTCAGCCAGAGGATACCCAGAACGAGTAATAGCAACGGCTAAAAACAAACTAGACCTGAAGACGAGGTCAGAGCTCCTCATACAggcccctaccccagaccctcagtCGAGATGGATCCTCCCATCACTGTATTTTAACGGCCTAGCAAGCCCTCTCCATAATGCCCTGACTGACATCTGGAACTGGCTGAGAAACACCTATGGGGACCACCCTTCCTGGCCTAGGTTTGCCCAAACACCTCCAATGCTGGCCTGGAGACGAGGAAAGTCACTTAAGGATCATCTAGTACATTCCTGCCTCCACAGGACACACTGCCTTTAACCGAACCTGACACAGACCGATGGTGCAAGAGAATACCCCTGGTTCCCTGGGTTGGGGCCACGAGGTTGAGAGGGCCCCACAACACAATGCTTCCAGTCGATCTTCCGAGTGATCCGGTGTCATGGTACTTACATTTCATGTGCCCGGTTTGAAAGCTGGGTAgctctgtgtttgttttcttttgcctggtgcatgggttgacgatccgcttattGGATTGTGGCCCTAAGCCTcacgcacccagtggagcaggtggaccgtggcgggacagcaccttattggatgggggctgcccagcttgaggcgggcgacagctgtcctatgaaatcggATGATTTCTCCCAGAAGGCTTATCACCggtgactgtcgcttcccgtgttgagccatcgccaaggagatgctggagtgtcctctccagggcacaggcctgggcagtaattatggagAAACGgccgttacccatgcagcagatccaccctctccacgccaccgatgTGGTCCAAGGGAAAGGCAGGCGCCGATATGCTTGGCACCAGTGTGGTcgcaggagttgccagaatgtagctgtaaacagctgcaaactgccttagggactccgactccggatttttcctcagggttgactcCCGAAGTCTTTCCCATGCGTGGGTTTAgccacaaataaataaataaataaataaatgtttatttaggtaaggtacatacatacaagagaaatTACAAAGAATAATTGAttcatagatagggctagtacatacaatgcctaaagccactattacgcaaagcgtttcgggcatgaaaaacttaaatgactaaagcttaatactaattgagtataaagaataaaatgtgttgagaacaaataaaaatagagataaaaaagggggtacctaccttgag includes:
- the LOC138365097 gene encoding craniofacial development protein 2-like — protein: MASLINAYAPTLTSSSEAKGEFYDDLGLTLRDIPQQEPVFFLGDFNARVGSDHSSWPSYLDQFGKMHESGQRLLEFWCRHDLCIIISFFDTKPQHKVSWRHPGLSIGTNSTWCLRGKAI
- the LOC138365098 gene encoding uncharacterized protein, with amino-acid sequence MRDTILSFDSAAYRQVKGTAIGASSSVAIAEIFVHVAFEHQRALRPDKPDVYFRYIDDIFGIMTGQDTLLQSSYAWTNTAHENLKFTLEQSKTEINFLDTTVFIGSEDRLLHTKAYYKPTNLHTYL